A genomic stretch from Bosea sp. F3-2 includes:
- a CDS encoding neutral zinc metallopeptidase has product MQWEDYRQSENLEDRRGGGGGGFAGMPGGRGGIGIGTMVVLGLLGWALGIDPRLLIGGAEMIGGIGGRPQTQETRRSSGPPQDEMGRFVSAVLAQNEDVWSKVLPQQANTRYQAPRLVLFSGVDRSGCGTAQSAMGPFYCPQDRKVYLDTSFFQEMQRKLGGGGDFAYAYVIGHEVGHHIQNLLGILPKANQIRERSSERDANAISVRIELQADCFAGVWAHNVQAMGRLDQGDIEEAIRTASAIGDDKLQRAAQGVVVPDSFTHGSSAQRTKWFNIGFQSGSMQSCDTFRNQV; this is encoded by the coding sequence ATGCAGTGGGAAGACTATCGCCAGTCCGAGAACCTCGAGGACCGGCGTGGCGGCGGTGGCGGCGGCTTCGCCGGCATGCCCGGCGGGCGCGGCGGCATCGGCATCGGCACGATGGTGGTGCTCGGCCTGCTCGGCTGGGCGCTCGGCATCGATCCCCGCCTGCTGATCGGCGGCGCCGAAATGATCGGCGGCATCGGCGGGCGCCCGCAGACCCAGGAGACCCGCCGCTCCTCCGGCCCGCCGCAGGACGAGATGGGCCGCTTCGTCTCGGCCGTGCTGGCGCAGAACGAGGATGTCTGGTCGAAGGTCCTGCCGCAGCAGGCCAACACCCGCTACCAGGCGCCGCGCCTCGTGCTGTTCTCCGGCGTCGACCGTTCGGGCTGCGGCACCGCGCAGTCCGCGATGGGGCCGTTCTATTGCCCGCAGGACCGCAAGGTCTATCTCGACACCTCTTTCTTCCAGGAGATGCAGCGCAAGCTCGGCGGCGGCGGCGATTTCGCCTATGCCTATGTGATCGGCCACGAGGTCGGCCACCACATCCAGAACCTGCTCGGCATCCTGCCCAAGGCGAACCAGATCCGCGAGCGTTCGTCCGAGCGCGACGCCAACGCGATCTCGGTTCGGATCGAACTGCAGGCGGACTGCTTCGCGGGCGTCTGGGCGCATAATGTCCAGGCGATGGGCCGGCTCGACCAGGGCGACATCGAGGAGGCGATCCGCACCGCCTCCGCCATCGGCGACGACAAGCTGCAGAGGGCGGCCCAGGGCGTGGTCGTCCCCGATTCCTTCACCCACGGCTCCTCGGCGCAGCGGACGAAGTGGTTCAACATCGGCTTCCAATCGGGCTCGATGCAGAGCTGCGATACGTTCCGCAATCAGGTGTAG
- a CDS encoding GNAT family N-acetyltransferase encodes MTAAAGDGGQPAPISVELREITKDTVREVCALEVRNDQKGYVAANALSIAQAHFEPTAVFRAIYLGEQPIGFVQWRDGGTPGTVVLWRFMIDRRHQSAGLGRTALALVLLQMRRSGFETVETSVVRGPSGPLDFYLSQGFVEVGQATPRGEWLLSKAL; translated from the coding sequence GTGACGGCGGCGGCGGGCGATGGTGGACAGCCCGCGCCTATAAGCGTCGAGCTGCGCGAGATCACCAAGGACACCGTGCGCGAGGTCTGCGCTCTGGAAGTCCGGAACGATCAGAAGGGCTATGTCGCCGCGAACGCCCTATCCATCGCTCAGGCGCATTTTGAACCGACTGCGGTGTTTCGCGCCATCTACCTCGGCGAGCAGCCCATCGGCTTCGTGCAGTGGCGAGATGGCGGGACGCCGGGCACGGTTGTGCTCTGGCGCTTCATGATCGATCGAAGACATCAATCGGCTGGCCTCGGGCGAACGGCATTGGCGCTTGTCCTGCTCCAGATGAGGCGCAGCGGCTTCGAAACGGTTGAGACGAGTGTCGTCCGCGGGCCGTCCGGCCCACTCGACTTTTATCTCTCCCAAGGCTTTGTCGAGGTCGGCCAGGCGACTCCGCGCGGCGAGTGGCTCCTGAGCAAAGCTCTTTAG